Proteins encoded within one genomic window of Macadamia integrifolia cultivar HAES 741 unplaced genomic scaffold, SCU_Mint_v3 scaffold664, whole genome shotgun sequence:
- the LOC122069616 gene encoding beta-glucosidase 13-like, whose amino-acid sequence MAERTQTNIGEDLLFIINVRQWPRRKEQKSPMAMGSFPIHLLHLGFLMMVIITANSLSLLAHRNWTVSTSHDSASFNRSSFPVGFIFGTASSAYQYEGGAKEDGKRPSIWDVFTRKYPGKIRDLSNGDVAIDFYHRYKEDVAIMKGLGLDAFRFSISWSRVIPHGKVGQGINKKGVQYYNHLINELLSKGIKPFVTLLHWDLPQALEDEYGGFLSPRIIDDFQDYAELCFKEFGDRVKHWITLNEPVSFSYGGYNLGIKAPGRCSKWVGNCTSGNSATEPYLVTHHQLLAHAAAVKAYKDKYKASQKGKIGITLDAHWIMPYSNDISNKAAAKRALDFMFGWFMQPLTYGDYPQSMRSLVGNRLPKFSIKQSKMVKGSLDFIGLNYFTTNYAANVAFSNATKMSYSADSHTNITTSRNGIPIGPRTASDWLLVYPRGIWKFLLYTKQKYNNPTIYITENGISEFNNSTQTLEEALADNRRIDYYYHHLLFLNKAIKEGVDVRGYFAWSLLDNFEWDYGYTVRFGINYVDYKNGLKRYPKHSAFWFKRFLQR is encoded by the exons ATGGCTGAGAGAACCCAGACAaacattggagaggatcttctGTTTATTATAAATGTGAGACAGTGGCCGAGGCGAAAAGAACAGAAATCACCTATGGCAATGGGAAGCTTTCCGATTCATCTCTTGCACTTGGGCTTCTTGATGATGGTAATAATCACGGCGAACTCGCTGTCGTTGCTGGCTCATAGAAATTGGACGGTATCAACGAGTCATGACTCGGCTTCATTCAATCGGAGTAGCTTTCCGGTTGGTTTCATTTTCGGGACTGCTTCTTCTGCTTACCAG TATGAAGGTGGAGCAAAAGAGGACGGCAAACGCCCAAGTATATGGGATGTTTTCACTCGTAAATAcccag GTAAGATAAGAGACCTTAGCAATGGAGATGTGGCAATCGATTTTTATCATCGATATAAG gAAGACGTGGCGATAATGAAGGGTCTTGGGTTGGACGCATTCAGATTCTCCATCTCTTGGTCTAGGGTTATACCTC ATGGAAAAGTAGGTCAAGGAATAAACAAGAAAGGTGTTCAATATTACAACCACCTCATCAATGAGCTTCTATCGAAAG GAATCAAACCCTTTGTAACTCTATTACACTGGGATCTTCCACAAGCTCTGGAAGATGAGTATGGCGGTTTTTTAAGTCCTCGCATTAT TGATGATTTCCAAGACTATGCGGAGCTTTGTTTCAAAGAGTTCGGTGATAGAGTGAAGCACTGGATCACTTTGAATGAGCCAGTGAGTTTCAGCTATGGAGGATACAACTTGGGCATCAAAGCACCTGGACGATGTTCTAAATGGGTTGGAAATTGTACTAGTGGGAATTCGGCGACTGAGCCCTATTTGGTAACTCACCACCAGCTTCTTGCTCATGCAGCTGCTGTGAAAGCATACAAGGATAAGTATaag GCATCTCAAAAGGGAAAGATTGGAATAACACTAGACGCACATTGGATCATGCCTTACTCAAATGACATTTCTAACAAGGCTGCAGCCAAAAGAGCTCTTGATTTCATGTTTGGATG GTTTATGCAACCATTAACCTATGGTGATTATCCACAAAGCATGCGATCTTTAGTTGGAAATCGATTACCGAAATTCTCCATAAAGCAGTCAAAGATGGTAAAAGGATCATTGGACTTCATTGGGCTAAATTACTTCACTACTAATTATGCAGCTAATGTTGCATTCTCCAATGCAACTAAAATGAGTTATTCAGCAGATTCTCATACTAATATCACAA CTTCAAGGAATGGGATCCCCATTGGTCCAAGG ACTGCTTCGGATTGGCTGCTCGTATATCCCCGAGGAATATGGAAGTTTTTGCTCTATACAAAGCAAAAATACAATAATCCAACGATTTATATCACTGAGAATG GGATATCAGAGTTCAACAACAGTACACAGACATTGGAGGAAGCCCTGGCAGATAACAGGAGAATAGACTATTACTatcatcatcttttattcctcaACAAAGCCATCAA ggaAGGTGTTGATGTAAGGGGATACTTCGCATGGTCATTGTTGGACAACTTTGAGTGGGACTATGGTTACACAGTTCGATTTGGAATAAACTATGTGGATTACAAAAATGGGCTGAAGAGATACCCGAAGCACTCTGCCTTTTGGTTCAAAAGATTCCTCCAGCGATAG
- the LOC122069617 gene encoding beta-glucosidase 13-like: MAMGSFPTHLLLLGLLMIVINMANSLSLANTNWTVSTSHDSASFNRSSFPVGFIFGTASSAYQYEGGAKEDGRSPSIWDVFTREYPGKIRDHSNGDVAIDFYHQYKEDVAVMKGLGLDAFRFSISWSRILPDGKVSRGINKKGVQYYNDLINELLSKGIQPFVTLFHWDLPQALEDEYGGFLSPHIIDDFRDYAELCFKEFGDRVKHWITLNEPMTLSYGGYDMGAKAPGRCSKWVGNCTNGNSATEPYLVTHHQLLAHAAAVKAYKDKYQASQKGKIGITLDAHWIVPYSNDISDKAAARRALDFMFGWFMQPLTYGDYPQSMISLVGNRLPKFSIEQSKMVNGSLDFVGLNYFTADYAANVAFSNATKISYSTDSRTSITKSKNGIPIGPRTALDWLCVYPRGIRKFLHYTKQKYNNPVIYITENGISEFNNSTQTLEEALTDKDRIDYYYHHLLLLKKAIKEGVDVRGFFAWSLMDNFEWAYGYTVRLGINYVDYKNGLKRYPKHSSFWFKRFLQR, translated from the exons ATGGCAATGGGAAGCTTTCCGACTCATCTCTTGCTCCTGGGCTTGTTGATGATCGTAATAAACATGGCGAACTCGCTGTCGCTGGCTAATACAAATTGGACGGTATCAACGAGTCATGACTCGGCTTCATTCAATCGGAGTAGCTTTCCGGTTGGTTTCATTTTCGGGACTGCGTCTTCTGCTTACCAG TATGAAGGTGGAGCAAAAGAGGATGGCAGAAGCCCAAGTATATGGGATGTTTTCACTCGTGAATAcccag GTAAGATAAGGGACCATAGCAATGGAGATGTAGCAATCGATTTTTATCATCAATATAAG GAAGACGTGGCAGTAATGAAGGGTCTTGGGTTGGATGCATTCAGATTCTCCATCTCTTGGTCTAGGATTTTACCTG aTGGAAAAGTAAGTCGAGGAATAAACAAAAAAGGTGTTCAATATTACAACGACCTTATCAATGAGCTTCTCTCGAAAG GAATCCAACCCTTTGTAACTTTATTTCACTGGGATCTTCCACAAGCCCTGGAAGATGAGTATGGCGGTTTCTTAAGTCCTCACATTAT TGATGACTTCCGAGACTATGCGGAGCTTTGTTTCAAAGAGTTCGGTGATAGAGTGAAGCACTGGATCACTTTGAATGAGCCAATGACTTTAAGCTATGGAGGATACGACATGGGCGCCAAAGCACCAGGACGATGTTCTAAATGGGTTGGAAATTGTACTAATGGGAATTCCGCGACTGAACCCTACTTGGTAACTCACCACCAGCTTCTTGCTCATGCAGCTGCTGTGAAAGCATACAAGGATAAGTATcag GCATCTCAGAAGGGAAAGATTGGAATAACACTAGATGCACATTGGATCGTGCCTTACTCAAATGACATTTCCGACAAGGCTGCGGCCAGAAGAGCTCTTGATTTCATGTttggatg GTTTATGCAACCATTAACCTATGGTGATTATCCACAAAGCATGATATCTTTAGTTGGAAATCGATTACCAAAATTCTCCATAGAACAATCAAAGATGGTAAATGGATCACTGGACTTCGTTGGGCTAAATTACTTCACTGCTGATTATGCAGCTAATGTTGCATTCTCCAATGCAACTAAAATAAGTTATTCAACAGATTCTCGTACTAGTATCACAA AATCAAAGAATGGGATCCCCATTGGTCCAAGG ACTGCTTTGGATTGGTTATGCGTATATCCCCGAGGAATACGGAAGTTTTTGCACTATACAAAGCAAAAATACAATAATCCAGTGATTTATATCACTGAGAATG GGATATCAGAGTTCAACAACAGTACACAGACATTGGAGGAAGCCTTAACAGATAAGGACAGAATAGACTATTACTATCATCATCTTTTATTACTCAAAAAAGCCATCAA gGAGGGTGTTGATGTAAGGGGATTCTTTGCGTGGTCATTGATGGACAACTTTGAGTGGGCCTACGGTTACACAGTTCGACTTGGAATAAACTATGTGGATtacaaaaatggattgaagagatACCCGAAGCACTCTTCCTTTTGGTTCAAAAGATTCCTTCAGCGATAG
- the LOC122069619 gene encoding beta-glucosidase 12-like isoform X1: MENFQAHLLLLGLLTLILANSLAHIGIVSASHDSASFNRSNFPAGFIFGTASSAYQNEGAAKEYGRGPSVRDVFTHKYPGKIKDHSNGDVAIDSYHRYKEDVAIMKDIGLDAFRFSISWSRVLPHGKLGRGINNEGVQHYNNLINELLSKGIQPFVTLFHWDLPQALEDEYGGFSSPHIIDDFQDYAELCFKEFGDRVKHWITLNEPWGFSTGGYNSGTQAPGRCSKWVGNCTSGNSATEPYLVAHHQLLAHAAAVKAYKDKYQATQKGKIGLTLVSHWMVPYSKDNFNYAAAQRALDFMFGWFMHPLTYGRLPKFSIQQSKMVKESFDFLGLNYYISYYAANVAFSNDVKMSYSTDSHANLTSARNGIPIGPRVGLECLFIYPRGIWKLLRYVKRKYNNPVIYITENGVLEINNSTQTLEEALTDNMRIYYHYHHLLFLKKAIKEGVDARGYFAWSMLDDFE, encoded by the exons ATGGAAAACTTTCAGGCTCATCTCTTGCTCTTAGGCCTGCTGACATTAATCCTGGCCAACTCTCTTGCTCATATTGGTATAGTATCAGCGAGTCATGACTCGGCTTCATTCAATCGGAGCAATTTTCCGGCCGGTTTCATTTTCGGGACTGCATCTTCGGCTTACCAG AATGAAGGTGCAGCAAAAGAGTATGGCAGAGGCCCAAGTGTACGGGATGTTTTCACTCATAAATACccag GTAAGATAAAGGACCATAGCAACGGAGACGTGGCAATCGACTCTTATCATCGGTATAAG GAAGACGTGGCAATAATGAAGGATATTGGGTTGGACGCATTTAGATTTTCCATCTCATGGTCCAGAGTTTTACCTC ATGGAAAATTAGGTCGAGGAATAAACAACGAAGGCGTTCAACATTACAACAACCTCATCAACGAGCTTCTATCCAAAG GAATCCAGCCCTTCGTAACTCTATTTCACTGGGATCTTCCTCAAGCTCTAGAAGACGAGTATGGTGGTTTCTCAAGTCCTCACATTAT TGATGACTTCCAAGACTATGCGGAGCTTTGTTTCAAAGAGTTTGGTGATAGAGTGAAGCACTGGATCACCTTGAACGAGCCATGGGGTTTCAGCACTGGAGGATACAACTCGGGCACCCAAGCACCTGGACGATGTTCTAAATGGGTTGGAAACTGTACTAGTGGGAATTCTGCGACTGAGCCCTACTTGGTAGCACACCACCAGCTTCTTGCTCATGCGGCTGCTGTGAAAGCTTACAAGGATAAGTACCAG GCAACTCAAAAGGGGAAGATTGGACTAACGCTAGTGTCACACTGGATGGTCCCTTATTCAAAGGACAATTTCAACTATGCTGCGGCCCAAAGAGCTCTTGATTTCATGTttggatg gTTTATGCATCCATTAACCTATGGTCGGTTACCGAAATTCTCCATACAACAGTCGAAGATGGTAAAAGAATCATTCGATTTCTTGGGGCTAAATTACTACATTTCTTATTATGCAGCTAATGTTGCCTTCTCCAATGATGTTAAAATGAGTTATTCAACAGATTCTCATGCTAATCTCACTT CTGCACGTAATGGGATCCCCATTGGTCCAAGG GTTGGTTTGGAGTGCCTGTTCATATATCCCCGAGGAATATGGAAGCTATTGCGCTATGTGAAGCGAAAATACAATAATCCAGTGATCTATATCACTGAGAATG GGGTACTAGAGATTAACAACAGCACACAGACTTTGGAGGAAGCCTTGACAGACAACATGAGAATATActatcattatcatcatcttttattcctcaAGAAAGCCATCAA gGAGGGTGTTGATGCAAGGGGATATTTTGCATGGTCAATGTTGGACGACTTTGAGTGA
- the LOC122069619 gene encoding beta-glucosidase 12-like isoform X2 translates to MENFQAHLLLLGLLTLILANSLAHIGIVSASHDSASFNRSNFPAGFIFGTASSAYQNEGAAKEYGRGPSVRDVFTHKYPGKIKDHSNGDVAIDSYHRYKEDVAIMKDIGLDAFRFSISWSRVLPHGKLGRGINNEGVQHYNNLINELLSKGIQPFVTLFHWDLPQALEDEYGGFSSPHIIDDFQDYAELCFKEFGDRVKHWITLNEPWGFSTGGYNSGTQAPGRCSKWVGNCTSGNSATEPYLVAHHQLLAHAAAVKAYKDKYQATQKGKIGLTLVSHWMVPYSKDNFNYAAAQRALDFMFGWFMHPLTYGRLPKFSIQQSKMVKESFDFLGLNYYISYYAANVAFSNDVKMSYSTDSHANLTCWFGVPVHISPRNMEAIALCEAKIQ, encoded by the exons ATGGAAAACTTTCAGGCTCATCTCTTGCTCTTAGGCCTGCTGACATTAATCCTGGCCAACTCTCTTGCTCATATTGGTATAGTATCAGCGAGTCATGACTCGGCTTCATTCAATCGGAGCAATTTTCCGGCCGGTTTCATTTTCGGGACTGCATCTTCGGCTTACCAG AATGAAGGTGCAGCAAAAGAGTATGGCAGAGGCCCAAGTGTACGGGATGTTTTCACTCATAAATACccag GTAAGATAAAGGACCATAGCAACGGAGACGTGGCAATCGACTCTTATCATCGGTATAAG GAAGACGTGGCAATAATGAAGGATATTGGGTTGGACGCATTTAGATTTTCCATCTCATGGTCCAGAGTTTTACCTC ATGGAAAATTAGGTCGAGGAATAAACAACGAAGGCGTTCAACATTACAACAACCTCATCAACGAGCTTCTATCCAAAG GAATCCAGCCCTTCGTAACTCTATTTCACTGGGATCTTCCTCAAGCTCTAGAAGACGAGTATGGTGGTTTCTCAAGTCCTCACATTAT TGATGACTTCCAAGACTATGCGGAGCTTTGTTTCAAAGAGTTTGGTGATAGAGTGAAGCACTGGATCACCTTGAACGAGCCATGGGGTTTCAGCACTGGAGGATACAACTCGGGCACCCAAGCACCTGGACGATGTTCTAAATGGGTTGGAAACTGTACTAGTGGGAATTCTGCGACTGAGCCCTACTTGGTAGCACACCACCAGCTTCTTGCTCATGCGGCTGCTGTGAAAGCTTACAAGGATAAGTACCAG GCAACTCAAAAGGGGAAGATTGGACTAACGCTAGTGTCACACTGGATGGTCCCTTATTCAAAGGACAATTTCAACTATGCTGCGGCCCAAAGAGCTCTTGATTTCATGTttggatg gTTTATGCATCCATTAACCTATGGTCGGTTACCGAAATTCTCCATACAACAGTCGAAGATGGTAAAAGAATCATTCGATTTCTTGGGGCTAAATTACTACATTTCTTATTATGCAGCTAATGTTGCCTTCTCCAATGATGTTAAAATGAGTTATTCAACAGATTCTCATGCTAATCTCACTT GTTGGTTTGGAGTGCCTGTTCATATATCCCCGAGGAATATGGAAGCTATTGCGCTATGTGAAGCGAAAATACAATAA